A stretch of the Sulfuricurvum sp. genome encodes the following:
- the glp gene encoding gephyrin-like molybdotransferase Glp, protein MAISVEEAFEQVYKLSLPLGIEIAPIENSIHRVLAENIVAEYSLPSFDNTAMDGYAVRTADAGKTLLQSCVIFAGDKDEFRLVEDQCIRIMTGAKIPQGCEAIVPIEEVVVHGDQVTLPTFIKPSQHIRLKGEDIQAGTTLLTKGTFLCAHHISLLASQGITHVKLYRRPSVAIFSSGNELKMHYETLGANQLYNTNTPTFASRARELGCDVISTATAEDTLESIQNHIKSALNADLIITSGGVSVGDADFTKKAFQSLGFESAFESVDIKPGKPTTFGRIGKTVILNLPGNPLAAALCFELFGQSAILALSGRTDKYLSAITTKIVEPFKMKKGRRALIPGWFDGTAFTPSPKFGPGMVLPLSQANAYMMVDASVDGFEKDAEIKVIPTRWCMSSPVQNSLITF, encoded by the coding sequence ATGGCAATCAGTGTAGAAGAGGCATTTGAACAGGTATACAAACTCTCCTTGCCATTGGGAATCGAAATCGCACCGATCGAAAACAGTATCCATCGTGTACTGGCTGAAAACATCGTAGCCGAATATTCCCTCCCCTCTTTTGACAATACCGCCATGGACGGATACGCCGTACGTACCGCAGATGCAGGAAAAACTCTGCTGCAGTCATGTGTAATATTTGCTGGAGACAAAGATGAATTCCGTCTTGTGGAAGACCAATGTATCCGCATTATGACCGGGGCCAAAATTCCGCAGGGGTGTGAAGCGATTGTCCCCATCGAAGAGGTCGTCGTCCATGGAGATCAGGTCACCTTACCTACTTTTATCAAGCCCTCCCAACATATCCGTCTCAAAGGTGAAGATATCCAAGCAGGTACGACCCTTCTGACTAAGGGAACCTTTCTATGTGCCCATCATATTTCCCTCTTGGCATCTCAGGGGATTACGCATGTCAAGCTCTATCGCCGTCCGAGTGTTGCTATTTTTTCTTCGGGCAATGAGCTTAAAATGCATTATGAGACCTTAGGTGCCAATCAGCTCTACAATACCAATACCCCTACATTTGCATCACGCGCCCGTGAACTCGGGTGTGATGTCATCTCTACCGCAACAGCGGAAGACACTCTCGAATCGATCCAAAATCACATCAAAAGCGCTTTGAATGCCGATTTGATCATTACCTCCGGCGGAGTGAGTGTCGGAGATGCCGATTTCACCAAAAAAGCGTTTCAATCACTCGGGTTCGAAAGTGCTTTTGAATCGGTTGACATCAAACCCGGTAAACCGACGACATTCGGACGGATCGGGAAAACGGTGATTCTCAACCTCCCCGGGAATCCTCTTGCAGCAGCGCTTTGCTTCGAGCTTTTCGGTCAAAGTGCCATCCTTGCCCTAAGCGGCAGAACCGACAAGTATCTCTCTGCGATCACCACTAAAATCGTAGAACCGTTTAAAATGAAAAAAGGGCGTCGTGCTTTGATTCCCGGATGGTTTGACGGAACGGCATTTACCCCAAGCCCTAAATTCGGGCCCGGAATGGTATTGCCGCTGTCACAGGCGAACGCGTATATGATGGTAGATGCATCAGTGGATGGGTTCGAGAAGGATGCGGAGATCAAAGTTATCCCTACGCGTTGGTGTATGAGTTCTCCGGTACAGAACTCCCTGATTACCTTCTAA